Proteins encoded by one window of Anaerosalibacter sp. Marseille-P3206:
- a CDS encoding VanW family protein, which yields MREKRQSKNNNKKIKFFILYIAIIIILLGIGFYGFFSVLNRDTIYEDVKIESFNVSNMTKQEALNVIKDQLEGELSQKQMRLSYGDFSYDVGIKELGYHYSYDEAIEEAYSIGRSGSIINRIKTIMNTTKYGKTIKLKTGYDSNLIDDLVMKISDDINLLSKEAQFNFNGGRMSVTQDVVGRKVDTALLKKLIEENIEVLEDIQIPVEEIKPTMTKAQLSRINGIIGQFSTSFKTSSADRKENIRVSARALDGKLVLPGETVSFNDTTGPRTKAKGYKEANVIIGGEFIPGVGGGVCQMSTTLYNALVRADLTIVQRSPHSIPSTYVPYGQDAAVSYGHLDLKFRNDFDFPIYIHTLTKNDQVFVYIYGDVNTKNYTVKLDSEIVETIKPKDEIIKDNTLKPGEKVLHQSGRTGYKVKTYKSIVKGGKVVKRDLLNSDFYKPRNSIYKVGPDLPANVEDENVNPVDAEEE from the coding sequence ATGAGAGAAAAAAGACAAAGCAAAAATAATAATAAAAAAATAAAATTTTTCATATTGTACATTGCCATAATAATTATATTATTAGGTATAGGTTTTTATGGATTTTTTTCTGTTCTCAATAGAGATACTATATACGAAGATGTCAAAATTGAAAGTTTTAATGTAAGTAATATGACTAAACAAGAAGCTTTAAATGTTATAAAAGATCAATTAGAAGGAGAGCTTTCCCAAAAACAAATGAGATTAAGCTATGGTGATTTTTCTTATGATGTTGGGATAAAAGAACTAGGGTATCATTATAGCTATGATGAAGCAATAGAAGAAGCATATAGTATAGGAAGAAGTGGAAGCATAATAAATAGAATTAAAACTATAATGAATACTACAAAATATGGAAAGACAATTAAGTTAAAAACAGGCTATGATAGTAATTTAATAGATGATTTAGTTATGAAAATCTCTGATGATATAAATCTTTTAAGTAAAGAAGCACAATTTAATTTTAATGGTGGAAGAATGTCGGTAACACAAGATGTAGTAGGAAGAAAAGTAGATACTGCATTATTGAAAAAGCTAATAGAAGAAAATATAGAGGTATTGGAAGATATTCAAATTCCAGTTGAAGAAATAAAGCCTACTATGACAAAGGCACAATTGAGTAGGATAAATGGAATAATTGGTCAATTTTCAACATCCTTTAAAACTAGTTCAGCTGATAGAAAGGAAAATATTAGAGTTTCTGCAAGGGCTTTAGATGGAAAATTAGTTTTGCCTGGAGAAACAGTTTCTTTTAATGATACAACAGGCCCTAGAACTAAAGCAAAAGGATATAAAGAGGCAAATGTCATCATAGGGGGAGAATTCATTCCTGGTGTTGGTGGTGGGGTATGTCAGATGTCAACTACATTGTACAATGCATTGGTTAGAGCAGATTTGACAATTGTTCAAAGATCTCCTCATTCAATACCATCTACTTATGTTCCCTATGGCCAAGATGCGGCAGTTTCTTATGGACATTTGGACTTGAAGTTTAGAAATGATTTTGATTTTCCGATATATATTCATACATTAACTAAAAACGATCAGGTATTTGTTTATATATATGGAGATGTAAACACAAAGAATTATACTGTAAAGTTAGATTCTGAAATAGTAGAGACTATAAAACCTAAAGACGAAATAATTAAAGACAATACTTTAAAACCGGGAGAGAAAGTTCTACATCAATCTGGTAGGACTGGTTACAAGGTTAAAACTTATAAATCAATAGTTAAAGGCGGCAAGGTTGTTAAAAGAGATTTGCTTAATTCTGATTTTTATAAACCTCGTAATTCTATTTATAAAGTGGGACCAGATTTACCAGCTAATGTAGAAGATGAAAATGTAAACCCAGTTGATGCAGAAGAGGAATAG
- a CDS encoding DUF2225 domain-containing protein gives MREVSELYEKKIKCPVCKEQFKTNKVRTSTLKLVKRDADFLSYYQGENPLFYNVFVCPNCGYAALENKFSKIRPREVDTIKNTISPKWNKRDFLGKRTVDDAIEAYKLALLSGQILEYNKYDLANICIRLSWLNRMKDDKDEEERFTSLARDLYKEAYTNESVNMGVTTLAYLIGELSRKVGEKEEAINWFNTALRSPDIKENVALEKMVREQWQAVKEG, from the coding sequence ATGAGGGAAGTTAGTGAGTTGTATGAAAAAAAGATTAAATGCCCAGTTTGTAAAGAGCAATTTAAAACAAATAAAGTGAGAACTTCAACACTTAAGTTAGTAAAAAGAGATGCAGATTTTTTATCATATTATCAAGGAGAAAATCCGTTGTTTTATAATGTTTTTGTTTGTCCTAACTGTGGATATGCAGCATTAGAGAACAAATTTAGTAAGATAAGACCTAGAGAGGTTGATACGATAAAAAACACTATTTCTCCTAAATGGAATAAAAGAGATTTTTTAGGCAAAAGAACTGTTGATGATGCTATCGAAGCATATAAACTAGCACTGCTTTCTGGACAAATACTAGAATACAATAAGTATGATTTAGCAAATATATGTATTAGATTGTCCTGGTTAAATAGGATGAAAGATGACAAAGATGAAGAAGAACGATTCACTTCTTTAGCAAGGGATCTATATAAAGAAGCATATACAAATGAATCAGTTAATATGGGAGTAACCACATTAGCTTATCTAATTGGAGAACTCTCTAGGAAAGTTGGAGAAAAAGAAGAAGCTATAAATTGGTTCAATACTGCGTTAAGGAGCCCAGATATCAAAGAAAATGTTGCCCTTGAAAAAATGGTTAGAGAACAGTGGCAAGCTGTTAAAGAAGGGTAA
- a CDS encoding ABC transporter substrate-binding protein, whose amino-acid sequence MKNFRNKKVLLLLLALVLTLTVFTGCGNNKTEENLDSKGEKVEEEAKNSNYPMEVEDQFGNTVTFEKMPESIVSLAPSHTEILFSLGLEDKIVGVTEFCDYPEEAKTKEKVGSFTGVNIEKIIELNPDLVVEYGPGDEEVNKSLREAGINVLCYEPESIDSVIDVIEKLGEITDTTGQAETVVNEMNNKKEEIVNKVKDSEKVKVFYEIWHDPLMAAGPGSFMDELINLAGGENIAADAEGDYPQFDLEQLIERDPEVYLAAEDSEEKTVESIKTRPGFENISAVKNGKVYLLEPNIVSRPGPRIVEALEMVAKAIHPELFK is encoded by the coding sequence ATGAAAAACTTTAGAAACAAAAAAGTCTTATTATTGTTATTAGCACTAGTATTGACACTAACTGTTTTCACTGGATGTGGAAATAATAAGACAGAAGAAAATTTAGATAGCAAAGGAGAAAAGGTAGAAGAAGAAGCTAAAAATTCTAATTATCCAATGGAAGTAGAAGACCAATTTGGCAATACTGTAACCTTTGAAAAGATGCCTGAATCAATAGTTTCATTAGCACCAAGTCATACAGAAATCCTTTTTAGTTTAGGATTAGAAGACAAAATTGTTGGTGTTACTGAATTTTGTGATTATCCAGAGGAAGCAAAAACTAAAGAAAAGGTTGGTAGTTTTACAGGAGTAAATATTGAGAAAATAATTGAGTTGAATCCAGACTTAGTAGTTGAATATGGCCCTGGTGATGAAGAAGTAAATAAAAGTTTAAGAGAAGCTGGAATCAATGTATTGTGTTATGAACCTGAATCAATAGATTCAGTAATAGATGTAATAGAAAAGCTTGGAGAAATTACTGATACAACAGGTCAAGCTGAAACTGTAGTAAATGAAATGAATAATAAAAAAGAAGAAATAGTAAATAAGGTTAAAGATAGTGAAAAAGTAAAGGTGTTCTATGAAATATGGCATGATCCACTTATGGCAGCAGGCCCTGGTTCTTTTATGGATGAACTTATAAATTTAGCTGGTGGAGAAAATATTGCTGCTGATGCAGAAGGGGATTATCCTCAATTTGACCTTGAGCAGTTAATTGAAAGAGATCCAGAAGTATATTTAGCTGCTGAAGATAGTGAAGAAAAGACAGTTGAATCAATTAAAACTAGACCTGGTTTTGAAAATATAAGTGCTGTGAAAAACGGAAAGGTATATTTATTAGAGCCAAATATAGTATCAAGACCTGGACCAAGGATTGTAGAAGCATTAGAAATGGTTGCTAAAGCTATACATCCAGAGTTATTTAAATAA